Proteins co-encoded in one Brassica rapa cultivar Chiifu-401-42 chromosome A02, CAAS_Brap_v3.01, whole genome shotgun sequence genomic window:
- the LOC103853325 gene encoding protein CURVATURE THYLAKOID 1A, chloroplastic: MAMTVAASSSVAVMIPRVTSVSDRFSAVPYLPPLPPRSFGRSSFTVPPKLVSGNGSQKGELMKMRASSSDETSTSIDTNELFTDLKEKWDGLENKSTVIIYGGGAIVAVWLSSIVVGAINSVPLLPKVMELVGLGYTGWFVYRYLLFKSSRKELAEDIDSLKKKIAGTE, from the exons ATGGCGATGACAGTAGCAGCTTCGTCCTCTGTGGCAGTGATGATTCCACGTGTCACCTCCGTCTCCGACCGCTTCTCCGCCGTTCCTTACCTTCCTCCGCTGCCTCCTCGCTCTTTTGGCCGATCCTCTTTCACTGTTCCGCCGAAGCTAGTTTCAG GTAATGGTTCGCAGAAGGGTGAATTGATGAAGATGAGAGCTTCTTCATCAGATGAGACCTCAACGTCCATTGACACCAACGAACTCTTCACAGACTTGAAGGAAAAG TGGGATGGTCTTGAGAACAAGTCGACTGTAATAATATATGGAGGAGGAGCCATTGTTGCTGTTTGGTTATCTTCCATTGTTGTTGGTGCCATCAACTCTGTTCCTCTG CTTCCCAAAGTTATGGAACTTGTTGGTCTCGGCTACACAGGATGGTTCGTCTACAGATACCTCCTCTTCAAG TCAAGTAGAAAGGAACTGGCTGAGGATATTGAttccttgaagaagaagatcgcTGGGACCGAATAG
- the LOC103853326 gene encoding NDR1/HIN1-like protein 6 isoform X1 yields MAAAEMFLKPVLQKPPGYHELHAPPETPNALSSSSTLRRRPPKYMIPPSFYPDKKKKWSRCRVFCCCFCITVAIFILLLIIAVSVFFLWYSPRLPVVRLASFRVSNFNFSNGKPRDGLSHLTADASARLDFRNPNGKLRYYYGDADVAVIVGDGDYETSLGSTKVKGFVQKPGNRTVVIVPVKVKREEVDDPTVKLLRAEMKSKKLVVKVTAKTKLGLAVGRRKILTVGITLRCGGVTLQNLDKQMAKCTIKMLKWYVQLLLP; encoded by the coding sequence ATGGCCGCGGCAGAGATGTTTCTTAAACCGGTGCTTCAGAAACCACCCGGCTACCATGAGCTTCACGCGCCTCCTGAAACTCCAAACGCATTATCATCTTCATCCACGCTTCGTCGCCGGCCACCTAAGTATATGATCCCGCCGTCCTTTTATCCGGATAAGAAGAAAAAGTGGAGTCGTTGCCGCGTCTTTTGCTGCTGCTTCTGCATCACCGTCGCAATATTCATCCTCCTCCTTATCATCGCCGTCTCCGTCTTCTTCCTATGGTACAGCCCGAGACTCCCCGTCGTACGACTCGCCTCCTTCCGCGTCAGCAACTTCAACTTTTCCAACGGGAAACCCCGCGACGGTTTGTCGCACTTGACGGCGGACGCTTCGGCGAGGCTCGATTTCAGAAACCCCAATGGGAAGCTACGGTACTATTACGGCGACGCTGACGTGGCGGTGATCGTAGGAGATGGCGATTACGAGACGAGTCTAGGGTCAACGAAAGTCAAAGGGTTTGTGCAAAAGCCGGGGAATCGGACGGTTGTGATCGTTCCGGTTAAAGTGAAGAGAGAAGAGGTGGATGATCCGACGGTTAAACTGCTTCGAGCGGAGATGAAGAGTAAGAAGTTGGTGGTGAAGGTGACAGCTAAAACGAAGCTGGGATTGGCTGTGGGAAGGCGTAAGATTCTTACGGTGGGGATTACTCTCAGATGCGGTGGCGTGACGTTACAGAACCTGGATAAACAGATGGCTAAATGCACCATCAAAATGCTTAAATGGTACGTACAACTACTACTACCTTGA
- the LOC103853326 gene encoding NDR1/HIN1-like protein 6 isoform X2, giving the protein MAAAEMFLKPVLQKPPGYHELHAPPETPNALSSSSTLRRRPPKYMIPPSFYPDKKKKWSRCRVFCCCFCITVAIFILLLIIAVSVFFLWYSPRLPVVRLASFRVSNFNFSNGKPRDGLSHLTADASARLDFRNPNGKLRYYYGDADVAVIVGDGDYETSLGSTKVKGFVQKPGNRTVVIVPVKVKREEVDDPTVKLLRAEMKSKKLVVKVTAKTKLGLAVGRRKILTVGITLRCGGVTLQNLDKQMAKCTIKMLKWIKLHS; this is encoded by the exons ATGGCCGCGGCAGAGATGTTTCTTAAACCGGTGCTTCAGAAACCACCCGGCTACCATGAGCTTCACGCGCCTCCTGAAACTCCAAACGCATTATCATCTTCATCCACGCTTCGTCGCCGGCCACCTAAGTATATGATCCCGCCGTCCTTTTATCCGGATAAGAAGAAAAAGTGGAGTCGTTGCCGCGTCTTTTGCTGCTGCTTCTGCATCACCGTCGCAATATTCATCCTCCTCCTTATCATCGCCGTCTCCGTCTTCTTCCTATGGTACAGCCCGAGACTCCCCGTCGTACGACTCGCCTCCTTCCGCGTCAGCAACTTCAACTTTTCCAACGGGAAACCCCGCGACGGTTTGTCGCACTTGACGGCGGACGCTTCGGCGAGGCTCGATTTCAGAAACCCCAATGGGAAGCTACGGTACTATTACGGCGACGCTGACGTGGCGGTGATCGTAGGAGATGGCGATTACGAGACGAGTCTAGGGTCAACGAAAGTCAAAGGGTTTGTGCAAAAGCCGGGGAATCGGACGGTTGTGATCGTTCCGGTTAAAGTGAAGAGAGAAGAGGTGGATGATCCGACGGTTAAACTGCTTCGAGCGGAGATGAAGAGTAAGAAGTTGGTGGTGAAGGTGACAGCTAAAACGAAGCTGGGATTGGCTGTGGGAAGGCGTAAGATTCTTACGGTGGGGATTACTCTCAGATGCGGTGGCGTGACGTTACAGAACCTGGATAAACAGATGGCTAAATGCACCATCAAAATGCTTAAATG GATTAAGTTGCACTCATAA
- the LOC103853327 gene encoding UDP-glycosyltransferase 72B1, which translates to MEESKAPHVVMIPSPGMGHLIPFVELAKRLVHNHGFTVTFVVVGEGPPSKAQRTVLDSLPSSISSVFLPPTDLTDIPSTARIATRISLTVTRSNPELRKVFNSFTADGRLPTALIVDLFGTDAFDVASEFQVSPYLFYPSTANVLSFFLNLPKLDETVSCEFRELTEPVKLPGCVPVFGKDFLETAQDRKNDGYKWLLHNTKRYKEAKGILVNTFDELEPNAIKALQEPGLDKPPVYPVGPLVNIGKREGDQSEESECLKWLDNQPFGSVLYVSFGSGGTLSCEQLNELALGLADSKQRFLWVIRSPSGVANSSYFDSHSHTDPLTFLPSGYLARTKDRGFVIASWAPQAQILAHSSTGGFLTHCGWNSTMESIVNGVPLIAWPLYAEQKMNAILLTEDIHVALRARAGVDGLVMREEVARVVKGLMEGEEGKGMMEGDEGKRVRNKMTKLKEGACRVMKDDGSFTKALSQLVL; encoded by the coding sequence ATGGAGGAATCAAAAGCGCCTCACGTTGTGATGATACCGAGTCCTGGAATGGGCCACCTCATCCCATTCGTCGAGTTAGCTAAACGACTCGTCCACAACCATGGCTTCACCGTAACCTTCGTCGTGGTTGGCGAAGGTCCACCGTCAAAAGCTCAGAGAACCGTCCTCGACTCTCTCCCTTCTTCAATCTCCTCCGTCTTTCTCCCTCCCACCGATCTTACCGATATCCCGTCAACGGCTCGCATTGCAACTCGCATTTCTCTCACCGTGACCCGTTCGAACCCGGAGCTCCGTAAAGTCTTCAACTCTTTCACGGCGGATGGTCGTTTGCCGACGGCGCTCATCGTCGATTTGTTTGGAACGGATGCTTTCGACGTCGCCTCAGAGTTTCAAGTGTCACCGTATCTTTTCTACCCATCAACGGCCAACGTCTTGTCGTTTTTCCTAAATTTGCCTAAACTTGACGAAACGGTGTCGTGTGAGTTTAGGGAATTAACCGAACCGGTTAAGCTTCCTGGATGTGTACCGGTCTTTGGTAAAGATTTCCTCGAGACAGCTCAAGACCGGAAAAACGACGGATACAAATGGCTATTACACAACACCAAGAGGTATAAAGAAGCCAAAGGGATTCTTGTGAATACCTTCGACGAGCTAGAGCCAAATGCTATAAAGGCCTTGCAAGAACCTGGTCTTGATAAACCACCTGTTTATCCGGTTGGACCGTTGGTTAACATTGGTAAGCGTGAGGGTGACCAGAGTGAAGAGTCTGAATGCTTAAAGTGGTTGGACAACCAACcattcggttcggttttgtATGTGTCCTTCGGTAGTGGCGGTACACTCTCATGTGAGCAGCTTAATGAGCTTGCTCTTGGTCTTGCAGATAGTAAGCAACGGTTTCTTTGGGTCATACGAAGTCCGAGTGGGGTTGCTAATTCTTCGTATTTTGATTCACATAGCCATACTGATCcattaacatttttaccatCCGGATATTTAGCTCGCACCAAAGACAGAGGTTTCGTGATCGCCTCTTGGGCTCCACAAGCCCAAATTTTAGCCCATTCATCCACAGGAGGATTTCTTACTCATTGTGGATGGAATTCAACTATGGAAAGTATAGTAAATGGTGTTCCACTTATTGCATGGCCATTATACGCTGAGCAAAAAATGAATGCGATTTTGTTGACGGAAGATATCCATGTGGCGCTTAGAGCCCGTGCAGGGGTTGATGGGCTGGTGATGAGAGAAGAGGTGGCTAGAGTGGTGAAGGGATTAATGGAAGGTGAAGAAGGTAAAGGAATGATGGAAGGTGATGAAGGTAAAAGAGTGAGGAATAAGATGACAAAACTGAAGGAAGGAGCTTGTAGAGTGATGAAGGATGATGGGTCATTTACAAAGGCTCTTAGTCAGTTAGTCTTGTAA
- the LOC103853329 gene encoding uncharacterized protein LOC103853329 isoform X1 — protein sequence MMRRWIRLISSGARMSDSGEAKKSHPAVEQDFKSQEGQTTQNSNKRTLDEASKNETSGLETLKKMAKPTARKIEFKTTEEEEEEEDALPLECSICRNPFLNPVVTNCNHYFCNLCALMHHEKNTNCFVCNQPTLGVFNTAVDIKKKIVNVRQKARAMVKEVSTILAKALVIRKDADAMAAQSAGMVEDVETVMGIVDAHGETSAEDPTSWDEIVDLVESMEVVAAKAKEMAEKAAEMVKEANDTTETAKREMAKALGVMRKVKWNV from the exons ATGATGCGTAGGTGGATTCGTTTAATCTCATCGGGTGCAAGAATGTCAGATTCTGGTGAAGCTAAAAAGTCTCACCCTGCTGTTGAGCAAGACTTTAAGTCTCAGGAAGGCCAAACGACTCAAAACTCAAACAAAAGAACGCTTGATGAAGCCTCCAAAAACGAAACCTCCGGTTTAGAAACCCTCAAGAAGATGGCCAAACCAACAGCCAGGAAGATTGAGTTTAAGACaacagaggaggaggaggaggaggaggatgcaTTGCCTCTAGAATGTTCCATTTGCAGAAACCCATTCTTGAATCCAGTTGTAACAAACTGCAACCATTACTTCTGCAATCTCTGTGCCCTAATG CACCACGAGAAGAACACCAATTGTTTTGTGTGTAACCAGCCAACCCTTGGAGTTTTCAACACAGCCGTGGATATCAAGAAAAAGATAGTCAACGTACGTCAGAAAGCCAGAG CAATGGTGAAGGAGGTGTCAACAATCTTGGCAAAGGCTTTGGTTATAAGGAAGGACGCGGATGCCATGGCGGCACAGTCGGCGGGAATGGTGGAAGATGTTGAAACAGTGATGGGTATAGTGGATGCCCACGGGGAAACGTCGGCGGAAGATCCAACTTCGTGGGATGAGATTGTGGATCTGGTGGAAAGCATGGAGGTGGTAGCGGCGAAGGCCAAGGAGATGGCGGAGAAGGCGGCGGAGATGGTGAAAGAAGCGAATGATACAACGGAGACGGCAAAGAGAGAGATGGCCAAGGCGTTGGGGGTGATGAGGAAAGTCAAGTGGAACGTGTAA
- the LOC103853329 gene encoding E3 ubiquitin-protein ligase rnf8-B isoform X2, with the protein MSDSGEAKKSHPAVEQDFKSQEGQTTQNSNKRTLDEASKNETSGLETLKKMAKPTARKIEFKTTEEEEEEEDALPLECSICRNPFLNPVVTNCNHYFCNLCALMHHEKNTNCFVCNQPTLGVFNTAVDIKKKIVNVRQKARAMVKEVSTILAKALVIRKDADAMAAQSAGMVEDVETVMGIVDAHGETSAEDPTSWDEIVDLVESMEVVAAKAKEMAEKAAEMVKEANDTTETAKREMAKALGVMRKVKWNV; encoded by the exons ATGTCAGATTCTGGTGAAGCTAAAAAGTCTCACCCTGCTGTTGAGCAAGACTTTAAGTCTCAGGAAGGCCAAACGACTCAAAACTCAAACAAAAGAACGCTTGATGAAGCCTCCAAAAACGAAACCTCCGGTTTAGAAACCCTCAAGAAGATGGCCAAACCAACAGCCAGGAAGATTGAGTTTAAGACaacagaggaggaggaggaggaggaggatgcaTTGCCTCTAGAATGTTCCATTTGCAGAAACCCATTCTTGAATCCAGTTGTAACAAACTGCAACCATTACTTCTGCAATCTCTGTGCCCTAATG CACCACGAGAAGAACACCAATTGTTTTGTGTGTAACCAGCCAACCCTTGGAGTTTTCAACACAGCCGTGGATATCAAGAAAAAGATAGTCAACGTACGTCAGAAAGCCAGAG CAATGGTGAAGGAGGTGTCAACAATCTTGGCAAAGGCTTTGGTTATAAGGAAGGACGCGGATGCCATGGCGGCACAGTCGGCGGGAATGGTGGAAGATGTTGAAACAGTGATGGGTATAGTGGATGCCCACGGGGAAACGTCGGCGGAAGATCCAACTTCGTGGGATGAGATTGTGGATCTGGTGGAAAGCATGGAGGTGGTAGCGGCGAAGGCCAAGGAGATGGCGGAGAAGGCGGCGGAGATGGTGAAAGAAGCGAATGATACAACGGAGACGGCAAAGAGAGAGATGGCCAAGGCGTTGGGGGTGATGAGGAAAGTCAAGTGGAACGTGTAA